A window from Mycolicibacterium tokaiense encodes these proteins:
- the nhaA gene encoding Na+/H+ antiporter NhaA encodes MARLFTRGSWPEAKRVASVLRQETAGGMLLLIAAAAALIWANSPWSGLYDDISEFRIGPAALHLDLSIAAWAADGLLAIFFFVVGVELKREFVAGDLRDPARAALPILAAVGGMVAPAVIYVLVNLRAPDGLAGWAVPTATDIAFALAILAVISTHLPSALRTFLLTLAVVDDLLAITVIAVFYTDHLAPVPLLLALLCIAVFGVVVQRGLGKWWVLIPIGVTAWALMHASGVHATVAGVLLGFTVPVVGRYASAVRFEHLLRPLSAGFAVPVFAFFAAGVTVGGLSGLGHSLGDAVTLGVIAGLVLGKPIGILGTTYLLARFTRANLDDNLAWRDVLGVSLLGGIGFTVSLLIGELAFEGNATAGADVKIGVLMGSVLAGLLAAVVLSSRNRVYRRIQAEETRDADNDGIPDVYQPRRD; translated from the coding sequence GTGGCCAGACTGTTCACCCGCGGCTCGTGGCCCGAGGCCAAGCGCGTCGCCTCGGTGCTGCGCCAGGAAACCGCCGGCGGCATGCTGCTGCTCATCGCGGCCGCCGCGGCACTGATCTGGGCCAACTCGCCGTGGTCGGGGCTCTACGACGACATCTCGGAGTTCCGGATCGGCCCGGCGGCGCTGCACCTGGACCTGTCCATCGCGGCCTGGGCTGCCGACGGACTGCTCGCCATCTTCTTCTTCGTCGTCGGTGTGGAACTGAAGCGGGAGTTCGTCGCCGGGGACCTGCGTGACCCGGCGCGCGCGGCGCTGCCGATCCTGGCTGCCGTCGGCGGCATGGTCGCCCCTGCCGTCATCTATGTCCTGGTGAACCTGCGGGCACCGGACGGCCTGGCCGGGTGGGCGGTGCCGACTGCCACCGACATCGCGTTCGCGCTGGCCATCCTCGCCGTCATCTCGACGCATCTGCCCAGTGCATTGCGGACGTTCCTGTTGACCCTGGCCGTGGTGGACGACCTGCTGGCCATCACCGTCATCGCCGTGTTCTACACCGACCACCTGGCGCCGGTGCCCCTGCTGCTGGCGCTGCTGTGCATCGCGGTGTTCGGTGTCGTGGTCCAGCGTGGTCTCGGCAAGTGGTGGGTGCTGATCCCGATCGGGGTGACGGCCTGGGCGCTGATGCACGCCAGCGGGGTGCACGCCACGGTGGCAGGGGTGCTGCTCGGGTTCACCGTCCCGGTGGTGGGCCGCTACGCCTCGGCCGTGCGGTTCGAACACCTGCTGCGGCCGCTGTCCGCCGGGTTCGCCGTCCCGGTGTTCGCCTTCTTCGCCGCCGGGGTCACCGTGGGCGGGCTGTCCGGTCTGGGGCATTCCCTGGGTGATGCGGTGACTCTGGGCGTGATCGCAGGTCTGGTTCTGGGCAAACCGATCGGCATTCTGGGCACCACCTATCTGCTGGCCCGGTTCACCCGGGCCAACCTCGATGACAACCTGGCCTGGCGGGACGTGCTGGGGGTCTCGCTGCTCGGTGGCATCGGGTTCACCGTGTCGCTGCTCATCGGGGAGTTGGCCTTCGAGGGCAACGCCACGGCGGGGGCCGACGTCAAGATCGGGGTGCTGATGGGTTCGGTTCTCGCAGGTCTGTTGGCTGCGGTGGTGCTGTCCAGCCGCAACCGCGTCTACCGCCGCATCCAGGCCGAGGAGACCCGCGACGCCGATAATGACGGCATTCCTGACGTCTACCAGCCTCGTCGCGACTAG
- the dxs gene encoding 1-deoxy-D-xylulose-5-phosphate synthase: protein MLEQIRGPADLQHLSQSQLSDLAHEIREFLVHKVAATGGHLGPNLGVVELTLALHRVFDSPHDPIIFDTGHQAYVHKMLTGRCADFDSLRKKDGLSGYPCRDESEHDWVESSHASSALSYADGLAKAFELTGHRNRHVVAVVGDGALTGGMCWEALNNIAASQRPVVIVVNDNGRSYAPTIGGLADHLAHLRLQPGYEKLLERSRGAVRGVPLIGEFCYQCMHSVKAGIKDALSPQPMFTDLGLKYVGPIDGHDEHAVEAALRSARGFNAPVIVHVATRKGMGYGPAENDEAEQMHATGIIDPLTGLATTVSAPGWTAAFSDELIKIARKRRDVVAITAAMPGPTGLSAFGQRFPDRLFDVGIAEQHAMTSAAGLAMGGLHPVVAIYSTFLNRAFDQVMMDVALHKLPVTMVLDRAGITGPDGASHNGTWDLSILGIVPGMKVAAPRDAATLREELREALAVKDGPTALRFPKGDVGKKIPALHRRDGVDVLAEPAEGLSEDVLIVAVGPFAAMALAVAERLRDQGIGVTVVDPRWVLPVPEVLAEFAVAHKLVVTLEDNGVSGGVGSAVSSALRRKEIDVPCRDVGVPQEFQDHASRGEILARVGLTDQHVARQITGWVAALNTSSDPLADTDVSAKRAE, encoded by the coding sequence ATGCTTGAACAGATCCGCGGTCCCGCTGATCTCCAGCACCTTTCGCAGTCTCAGCTCAGTGACCTGGCTCACGAGATCCGCGAGTTCCTGGTTCACAAGGTCGCTGCCACGGGCGGACATCTGGGCCCGAACCTGGGCGTCGTCGAGCTGACCCTGGCGCTGCACCGGGTGTTCGACTCCCCGCACGACCCGATCATCTTCGACACCGGTCACCAGGCCTACGTGCACAAGATGCTGACGGGCCGGTGCGCGGACTTCGACTCGCTGCGCAAGAAGGACGGGTTGTCGGGTTACCCCTGCCGCGACGAGAGCGAGCACGACTGGGTGGAATCCAGCCATGCCAGTTCTGCGCTGTCCTACGCCGACGGGCTGGCCAAGGCCTTCGAGCTCACCGGCCACCGCAACCGGCATGTCGTCGCCGTGGTGGGCGACGGCGCGCTGACCGGTGGCATGTGCTGGGAAGCGCTGAACAACATCGCCGCCTCCCAGCGTCCGGTGGTGATCGTCGTCAATGACAACGGCCGCAGCTACGCGCCGACCATCGGCGGTCTGGCCGACCACCTGGCCCACCTGCGTCTGCAGCCCGGCTACGAGAAGCTGTTGGAACGCAGCCGTGGCGCCGTGCGCGGGGTGCCGCTGATCGGTGAGTTCTGCTACCAGTGCATGCACAGCGTCAAGGCGGGTATCAAGGACGCCCTGTCGCCGCAGCCGATGTTCACCGACCTGGGCCTGAAGTACGTCGGACCCATCGACGGGCACGACGAGCACGCGGTCGAGGCCGCGCTGCGCAGCGCCCGGGGCTTCAATGCCCCGGTGATCGTGCACGTGGCCACCCGCAAGGGCATGGGTTACGGACCTGCGGAGAACGACGAGGCCGAGCAGATGCATGCCACCGGCATCATCGACCCGCTGACGGGGCTGGCCACCACGGTGTCGGCGCCGGGCTGGACGGCCGCGTTCTCCGACGAGCTGATCAAGATCGCCCGCAAGCGTCGTGATGTCGTGGCGATCACCGCCGCGATGCCCGGCCCCACCGGGCTCAGCGCGTTCGGTCAGCGTTTCCCCGACCGGCTCTTCGATGTCGGCATCGCCGAACAGCACGCCATGACCTCGGCCGCCGGGCTGGCCATGGGTGGGTTGCACCCGGTGGTGGCCATCTACTCGACGTTCCTGAACCGGGCGTTCGACCAGGTGATGATGGATGTCGCGCTGCACAAGCTGCCGGTCACCATGGTGCTGGACCGGGCCGGGATCACCGGGCCCGACGGTGCCAGCCACAACGGCACCTGGGACCTGTCCATCCTGGGCATCGTGCCCGGGATGAAGGTGGCCGCCCCCCGCGACGCGGCCACCCTGCGTGAGGAGTTGCGCGAAGCGCTGGCCGTCAAGGACGGGCCCACCGCGCTGCGGTTCCCCAAGGGCGATGTGGGCAAGAAGATCCCGGCGCTGCATCGCCGCGACGGGGTCGATGTGCTGGCGGAGCCGGCCGAGGGGTTGTCCGAGGACGTCCTGATCGTGGCCGTGGGACCGTTCGCCGCCATGGCGCTGGCGGTGGCCGAGCGGCTGCGCGATCAGGGCATCGGTGTCACGGTGGTGGATCCGCGCTGGGTGCTCCCGGTGCCCGAGGTGCTGGCGGAGTTCGCGGTCGCCCACAAGCTGGTGGTGACCCTCGAGGACAACGGTGTCAGCGGCGGCGTCGGCTCGGCGGTGTCGTCGGCGTTGCGCCGCAAGGAGATCGACGTGCCGTGCCGCGACGTCGGAGTGCCGCAGGAGTTCCAGGACCACGCCTCGCGCGGTGAGATCCTGGCCCGGGTGGGCCTGACCGATCAACATGTCGCCCGCCAGATCACCGGCTGGGTGGCCGCCCTCAACACCAGCTCCGACCCGCTCGCCGACACCGACGTCTCGGCGAAGAGGGCCGAATAG
- a CDS encoding alpha/beta fold hydrolase → MDAELQDWLDGGQFFDYLGFKVFHRVQGTGPPLLLIHGYPFNSWDWATIWATLTQRFTVIAPDMMGMGFSDKPVAYGYSVSDHADMHEALLAHLGVHRAHILAHDLGDSVGQELLARNVFGEQAYGTLDIATITWLNGGLFNEAYTPRLVQKLMSQTPLGELGSRLTGSPLSRRIVVRTINEMFGPDTQPTARMHDLFGQILDHNDGRRVNHLVGRFINDRYVHRNRWVRAMRETAVPMRLIDGPADPNSGRHMANRYLEVIPNPDVVMLGERIGHWPQIEAPHEVLTHFLAHVDRHG, encoded by the coding sequence ATGGACGCTGAACTGCAGGACTGGCTCGACGGCGGCCAGTTCTTCGATTACCTGGGTTTCAAGGTGTTCCACCGGGTGCAGGGAACGGGTCCGCCGCTGCTGCTGATCCACGGTTATCCCTTCAACAGCTGGGACTGGGCGACGATCTGGGCGACGCTGACGCAGCGTTTCACGGTCATCGCGCCGGACATGATGGGGATGGGGTTCTCCGACAAGCCGGTGGCGTACGGCTACTCGGTGTCCGATCACGCCGACATGCACGAGGCGCTGCTGGCCCACCTGGGTGTGCACCGCGCGCACATCCTGGCGCACGACCTGGGTGACTCCGTGGGCCAGGAGTTGCTGGCGCGCAACGTGTTCGGCGAGCAGGCCTACGGCACCTTGGACATCGCCACCATCACCTGGCTCAACGGCGGGCTGTTCAACGAGGCATACACGCCGCGGCTGGTGCAGAAACTGATGTCACAGACGCCGCTGGGGGAGCTCGGCAGCCGGCTGACCGGCAGCCCGCTGTCGCGGCGCATCGTGGTGCGCACCATCAACGAGATGTTCGGACCGGACACCCAGCCCACCGCGCGGATGCACGACTTGTTCGGCCAGATCCTCGACCACAACGACGGCCGCCGGGTCAACCACCTCGTCGGCCGCTTCATCAACGACCGGTACGTGCACCGCAACCGCTGGGTCCGGGCCATGCGGGAGACGGCGGTGCCGATGCGCCTGATCGACGGTCCGGCGGACCCGAACTCGGGACGGCACATGGCGAACCGCTATCTGGAGGTGATCCCGAACCCGGATGTGGTGATGCTCGGCGAGCGCATCGGCCACTGGCCGCAGATCGAGGCGCCGCACGAGGTGCTCACCCATTTCCTGGCGCACGTCGACCGCCACGGGTAA
- a CDS encoding phosphate-starvation-inducible PsiE family protein: MAEKEETHDEKDRQRFADRVLSVAEDAVYWAIAVILVAGSVALLVAQVRTMFTLLDTPTSNVMLELLDGVLLIFIFVELLYAVRTSLRSHEIVAEPFLIVGILACIKEIVVQSVEAAKLVGQGPEFARTIVQTGVLGALVLVLAVAAFVLRERRRDVTADDEATGD; this comes from the coding sequence GTGGCGGAGAAGGAAGAGACCCACGACGAGAAGGACCGGCAGCGCTTCGCCGACCGGGTGTTGAGCGTCGCCGAGGACGCGGTGTATTGGGCCATCGCGGTGATCCTGGTGGCGGGTTCGGTGGCGCTGCTGGTGGCGCAGGTGCGCACCATGTTCACCCTGCTGGACACCCCCACCAGCAACGTCATGCTGGAGCTGCTCGACGGGGTGTTGCTGATCTTCATCTTCGTCGAGCTGCTCTATGCGGTGCGGACCAGCCTGCGCTCCCACGAGATCGTCGCCGAGCCGTTCCTGATCGTGGGAATCCTGGCCTGTATCAAGGAAATCGTGGTGCAGTCGGTGGAGGCGGCGAAGCTGGTGGGACAGGGACCGGAGTTCGCGCGGACCATCGTGCAGACGGGTGTGTTGGGCGCACTGGTGCTGGTACTGGCCGTGGCCGCGTTCGTGCTGCGGGAGCGGCGGCGCGACGTCACCGCCGATGACGAGGCCACCGGCGACTGA
- a CDS encoding ribonuclease D, with translation MTDPDPTPEHPDPEDAAPEPLTRPADGVPEVAVTKYDIAAAAELLDGGTGPFAVDAERASGFKYSNRAYLIQIRRAGAGTVLIDPVSHGGDSLQVLAPVADVLHTDEWILHAADQDLPCLAEVGMRPPALYDTELAGRLAGFDRVNLAAMVARLLGLGLAKGHGAADWSKRPLPDDWLNYAALDVEVLIELRLAVAAVLEEQGKTDWAAQEFDHLRTFEASPTRRDRWRRTSGIHKVRNPRALAAVRELWTVRDDIARRRDIAPGRVLPDAAIVAAAQADPKTAAELTALPVFGGPKQRRHAKVWLDALRAARENPEPPTSSEPTNGPPPPVRWSKRKPEAAARLEAARAGLGALSEKVNVPTENLLSPELVRRLCWDWAPTPDPAATIEEFLQAGAARQWQRELTVPVLTSALAGSDASPSEPAS, from the coding sequence ATGACGGACCCGGACCCCACCCCCGAACACCCCGATCCCGAGGACGCGGCACCCGAACCGCTGACCCGGCCCGCCGACGGCGTGCCCGAGGTCGCGGTGACCAAGTACGACATCGCCGCGGCCGCCGAACTACTCGACGGCGGCACCGGTCCGTTCGCGGTGGACGCCGAACGGGCGTCGGGCTTCAAGTACTCCAACCGCGCCTACCTGATCCAGATCCGGCGCGCCGGCGCCGGAACCGTGCTCATCGACCCGGTGAGCCACGGCGGCGACTCGCTGCAGGTGCTGGCGCCGGTGGCCGACGTCCTGCACACCGACGAATGGATACTGCACGCCGCCGATCAGGACCTGCCGTGCCTGGCCGAGGTGGGGATGCGTCCCCCCGCGCTCTACGACACCGAACTGGCCGGCCGCCTGGCGGGATTCGACCGGGTGAACCTGGCTGCCATGGTGGCCCGGTTGCTCGGGCTGGGCCTGGCCAAGGGCCACGGTGCCGCCGACTGGTCCAAACGACCCCTGCCGGACGACTGGCTCAACTACGCCGCACTGGATGTCGAGGTGCTGATCGAACTGCGCCTGGCGGTCGCCGCGGTGCTGGAGGAACAGGGCAAGACCGACTGGGCCGCACAGGAATTCGACCACCTGCGCACCTTCGAGGCATCGCCCACCCGGCGCGACCGCTGGCGGCGCACCTCCGGCATCCACAAGGTCCGCAATCCGCGGGCACTGGCGGCGGTGCGCGAGCTGTGGACGGTGCGCGACGACATCGCCCGGCGCCGCGACATCGCCCCCGGGCGGGTGTTGCCCGACGCGGCGATTGTCGCTGCGGCGCAGGCGGATCCGAAGACCGCCGCAGAGCTCACCGCCCTTCCGGTGTTCGGTGGCCCCAAGCAGCGCAGACACGCGAAGGTGTGGCTGGACGCGCTGCGCGCCGCGCGCGAGAACCCCGAACCGCCGACGTCGAGCGAGCCCACCAACGGCCCGCCGCCGCCCGTGCGGTGGAGCAAACGCAAGCCCGAGGCTGCGGCCCGGCTGGAAGCCGCCCGGGCGGGGTTGGGTGCACTGTCGGAGAAGGTGAACGTGCCCACCGAGAACCTGCTGTCGCCGGAGCTGGTGCGCCGGCTGTGTTGGGACTGGGCGCCGACGCCCGACCCGGCCGCCACCATCGAGGAGTTCCTGCAGGCCGGTGCTGCCCGGCAGTGGCAGCGCGAGCTGACGGTGCCGGTGTTGACGTCCGCCCTTGCGGGCAGCGATGCTTCGCCGAGCGAACCTGCGAGCTGA
- a CDS encoding DUF3000 domain-containing protein, which yields MSVATVRPEIELGPIRPPQRLAPYSYAVGAEVKHPEAAAVPETSDGDAFGRLILLHDPDGSEAWDGTMRLVAYIQADLDSSEAIDPLLPEVAWSWLVDALESRSEHVTALGGTVTATTSVRYGDISGPPRAHQLELRASWTATSPDLGTHVQAFCEVLEHAAGLPPVGVTDLGTRSRA from the coding sequence ATGAGTGTCGCGACCGTGCGGCCGGAGATCGAGCTCGGACCCATCCGCCCGCCGCAGCGGCTGGCGCCGTACAGCTACGCGGTGGGCGCCGAGGTGAAGCATCCCGAGGCCGCGGCGGTGCCGGAGACCTCCGACGGCGACGCCTTCGGCCGGTTGATCCTGCTGCACGACCCGGACGGCTCCGAGGCCTGGGACGGCACGATGCGGTTGGTGGCCTACATCCAGGCCGACCTGGATTCCAGTGAGGCCATCGACCCCCTGCTGCCCGAGGTGGCCTGGAGTTGGCTGGTGGACGCGCTGGAATCGCGCTCCGAGCACGTCACCGCGCTCGGCGGCACGGTCACCGCCACGACATCGGTGCGCTACGGCGACATCTCCGGCCCGCCGAGGGCCCACCAGTTGGAACTGCGGGCGTCGTGGACGGCCACCTCCCCCGACCTCGGCACCCATGTGCAGGCGTTCTGCGAGGTGCTCGAGCATGCGGCGGGCCTGCCACCGGTGGGGGTCACCGACCTGGGCACCCGGTCCCGCGCCTGA
- the hemE gene encoding uroporphyrinogen decarboxylase translates to MNTRRELPSSPYLAAAAGRTPNRVPVWFMRQAGRSLPEYRQLRATHKMLDACFDAELVTEITLQPVRRHQVDAAILFSDIVVPLRGAGIDLDIVPDVGPVIAHPIRTDADVAAIKPLDPQQVAPVSDAVSLLVAALGEVPLIGFAGAPFTLASYLVEGGPSKNHERTKAMMFGAPQTWHALMTALTDITIGFLQVQLAAGVDAIQVFDSWAGTLSLRDYRTHVLPHSSRVFATLADAGVPMTHFGVGTAELLGAMSEAGAGVVGVDWRTALADAATRVRPGTALQGNLDPVVLLAGWEVAQQHTRAVIEDGRRAVAAGAAAHIFNLGYGVLPPTDPGIITDLVALVKSL, encoded by the coding sequence ATGAATACCCGCCGTGAGCTGCCCTCCTCGCCCTATCTGGCCGCCGCTGCCGGCCGCACGCCGAACCGGGTGCCGGTGTGGTTCATGCGCCAGGCGGGACGGTCGCTGCCGGAATACCGGCAGCTGCGCGCCACCCACAAGATGCTCGACGCCTGCTTCGACGCCGAGCTGGTCACCGAGATCACGCTGCAGCCGGTGCGCCGCCACCAGGTGGACGCCGCCATCTTGTTCTCCGACATCGTGGTGCCGCTGCGCGGTGCGGGCATCGATCTGGACATCGTGCCGGACGTCGGGCCGGTGATCGCCCACCCGATCCGCACCGACGCCGACGTGGCCGCCATCAAACCGCTTGACCCGCAACAGGTCGCGCCGGTCTCCGACGCAGTGTCCCTGCTGGTGGCGGCCCTGGGCGAGGTGCCGCTGATCGGGTTCGCCGGGGCGCCGTTCACGCTGGCCTCCTACCTGGTGGAGGGCGGCCCCAGCAAGAATCACGAGCGGACCAAGGCGATGATGTTCGGTGCCCCGCAGACCTGGCACGCGCTGATGACCGCGCTGACCGACATCACCATCGGCTTCCTGCAGGTGCAGCTGGCCGCCGGGGTCGACGCCATCCAGGTGTTCGACTCGTGGGCCGGCACCTTGTCGCTGCGCGACTACCGCACCCATGTGCTGCCCCATTCGTCGCGGGTGTTCGCCACCCTGGCCGACGCCGGGGTGCCGATGACGCACTTCGGGGTCGGAACCGCCGAACTGCTGGGCGCCATGAGCGAGGCGGGCGCGGGGGTCGTGGGCGTGGACTGGCGCACCGCGCTGGCCGACGCCGCCACCCGGGTCCGCCCGGGCACCGCCCTGCAGGGCAACCTCGACCCGGTGGTGCTCTTGGCCGGCTGGGAGGTCGCCCAGCAGCACACCCGTGCGGTGATCGAGGACGGCCGGCGCGCGGTGGCCGCCGGCGCGGCCGCCCACATCTTCAACCTCGGCTACGGCGTACTGCCGCCCACCGACCCCGGCATCATCACCGACCTGGTGGCTCTGGTGAAATCGTTGTGA
- a CDS encoding protoporphyrinogen oxidase produces the protein MSGTYCVVGGGISGLTAAYRLRRAVGSDARITLFDPADRLGGILRTERVAGQPVDVGAEAFVVRRPEVPALLDELGLANRQIGTTGARPLIYAQRRLHAMPADTVNGVPSSAASVTGLVDDATVSRMTVEPTTPLDWRPGADPTVAALVGDRFGAQVVARSVDPMLAGVYAGSAATIGLRAAVPTVAAALDRGARSLTEAVRSALPPSTGAPVFGAIDGGYEVLLRELATRGGAHWVGTAVVDLHRDGGQWVLRDDEGALWRADGVVLALPVPRFARLTASIAPRSAAAAARIEVASSAVVALAVPGGTPLPQRSGVLVASGERLHAKAITLSTRKWGRRGNCEMLRLSFGRFGDTIARDTSDEDLLAWSLADLADLFEVTVHPEDALVHRWLEAMPQYGPGHAAVVAEIRAGLPPGVAVAGNFLDGIGVPACVAAAGRAVVELTS, from the coding sequence GTGAGTGGTACCTATTGTGTTGTGGGCGGCGGTATTTCGGGTTTGACCGCCGCCTACCGGTTGCGCCGGGCGGTGGGGTCCGACGCCCGGATAACCCTCTTCGACCCGGCGGACCGCCTGGGCGGGATCCTGCGCACCGAACGGGTGGCCGGCCAGCCGGTGGACGTCGGCGCCGAGGCGTTCGTGGTGCGTCGGCCGGAGGTGCCGGCGCTGCTCGACGAGCTGGGGCTGGCCAACCGTCAGATCGGCACCACCGGTGCGCGCCCGTTGATCTACGCACAGCGCCGCCTGCACGCCATGCCGGCCGACACCGTCAACGGCGTGCCGAGTTCGGCGGCCTCGGTGACCGGTCTGGTCGACGACGCGACGGTCAGCCGGATGACCGTCGAACCCACCACACCGCTGGACTGGCGCCCCGGCGCCGACCCCACCGTCGCCGCGCTGGTCGGGGACCGTTTCGGCGCGCAGGTGGTGGCCCGCTCGGTGGATCCGATGCTGGCGGGGGTGTACGCGGGATCGGCGGCGACCATTGGGCTGCGCGCCGCCGTTCCCACGGTGGCTGCCGCGCTGGACCGCGGCGCCCGCAGCCTCACCGAGGCAGTGCGCTCGGCGCTGCCGCCCAGCACCGGGGCGCCGGTGTTCGGCGCGATCGACGGCGGCTACGAGGTGCTGCTGCGGGAACTGGCCACCCGCGGCGGGGCGCACTGGGTGGGTACCGCCGTCGTGGACCTGCACCGCGACGGCGGGCAGTGGGTACTGCGTGACGACGAGGGCGCACTGTGGCGTGCCGACGGTGTGGTCCTGGCGCTGCCTGTGCCCCGCTTCGCCCGGCTGACGGCGTCCATCGCACCCCGCTCGGCGGCCGCGGCGGCGCGCATCGAAGTGGCCTCCTCGGCGGTGGTGGCGTTGGCGGTGCCCGGTGGTACCCCGCTGCCGCAGCGCTCCGGGGTGCTGGTGGCCAGCGGAGAACGGTTGCACGCCAAGGCGATCACGTTGTCCACCCGGAAGTGGGGCAGGCGCGGGAATTGCGAGATGTTGCGGTTGTCGTTCGGGCGCTTCGGTGACACCATCGCCCGCGACACCAGCGACGAGGACCTGCTGGCGTGGTCGCTGGCCGACCTGGCCGACCTCTTCGAGGTCACCGTGCACCCGGAGGACGCCCTGGTGCACCGGTGGCTGGAGGCCATGCCGCAGTACGGACCCGGCCACGCCGCGGTGGTTGCCGAGATCCGGGCCGGGCTGCCGCCGGGAGTGGCGGTGGCGGGCAACTTCCTCGACGGCATCGGTGTTCCGGCCTGCGTGGCTGCCGCGGGCCGGGCGGTGGTGGAGCTCACGAGCTGA
- the hemQ gene encoding hydrogen peroxide-dependent heme synthase, translating into MSRLDFDALNSTIRYLMFSVFAVNQGELGEDRASVVDETATFLKQQEDKGVVVRGVYDVAGLRADADYMFWTHAERVEDLQATYSDFRRTTALGRASTPVWSSVALHRPAEFNKSHIPAFLAGEEPGNYVCVYPFVRSLDWYLLPDEERRKMLADHGMAARGYKDVRANTVPAFALGDYEWILAFEAPELYRIVDLMRDLRATEARRHVREEIPFFTGPRVAVEQLVERLP; encoded by the coding sequence ATGTCACGCCTGGATTTCGATGCGCTCAACTCCACCATCCGCTACCTGATGTTCTCGGTGTTCGCGGTGAACCAGGGAGAGCTCGGTGAGGACAGGGCGTCGGTGGTCGACGAGACCGCCACGTTCCTCAAGCAGCAGGAAGACAAGGGCGTGGTGGTGCGCGGCGTGTACGACGTCGCGGGTCTGCGCGCGGACGCGGACTACATGTTCTGGACCCATGCCGAGCGCGTCGAGGACCTGCAGGCCACCTATTCCGATTTCCGGCGCACCACCGCCCTCGGTCGCGCCAGTACACCGGTCTGGAGCAGTGTTGCGCTGCACCGGCCGGCGGAGTTCAACAAGAGCCACATCCCGGCGTTCCTGGCGGGGGAGGAACCCGGCAACTACGTCTGCGTGTACCCGTTCGTCCGGTCGCTGGACTGGTACCTGCTGCCCGACGAGGAGCGCCGCAAGATGCTTGCCGACCATGGGATGGCGGCTCGCGGATACAAGGACGTCCGGGCCAACACCGTGCCGGCGTTCGCGCTCGGCGACTACGAGTGGATCCTGGCCTTCGAAGCACCCGAGCTCTACCGCATCGTCGACCTGATGCGGGACCTGCGGGCCACGGAGGCACGCAGGCACGTGCGGGAGGAGATCCCGTTCTTCACCGGCCCCCGGGTGGCTGTCGAGCAGTTGGTCGAGCGCCTGCCCTGA